A region from the Chloroflexia bacterium SDU3-3 genome encodes:
- a CDS encoding CpaF family protein, with amino-acid sequence MSLLKRIGGGPVEPNATPAPARPGGAAPTSKFGAARETDDNSNDIKIRVQERLIGELDPKLDLSNASKVRRQVEEIFNSILDSENIVLSRAERARMFESIAADILGFGPLEILLNDPDISEIMVNGPKQIYVEKRGKLTRSDVMFNNDDHVLRVIDRIVAPLGRRIDESSPMVDARLPDGSRVNAVIRPISLVGPCLSIRKFKKEGITVDDMIRFGSMTRDMAEFLSACVRARLNIVVAGGTGSGKTTTLNALSSFIPDDERIITVENAAELQLRQDHVVTLESRPPNIEGKGEITIRDLVINCLRMRPERIVVGECRGGETLEMLQAMNTGHDGSMTTLHANTPRDAISRIETMCLMSGMDLPVRAIREQVAAAVNLMVQQSRLKDGSRKVINITEVQGMEGDVVVLQDIFVFEQTGLDERGKIVGQLRPTGVRPKFIELFEQHNIYLPPNIFGASSDRFF; translated from the coding sequence ATGTCTTTGCTTAAGCGTATCGGCGGCGGCCCCGTTGAACCCAATGCTACCCCTGCCCCCGCCCGCCCTGGGGGAGCTGCTCCAACATCCAAGTTTGGCGCAGCGCGCGAGACAGATGATAATTCTAACGACATAAAGATCCGAGTGCAGGAGCGGCTGATTGGCGAGCTTGATCCGAAGCTTGATCTGTCGAATGCCTCGAAGGTTCGGCGGCAGGTTGAAGAGATCTTTAACAGCATCCTCGATAGCGAAAATATCGTGCTGAGCCGTGCCGAGCGAGCGCGCATGTTCGAGAGTATCGCAGCCGATATTCTTGGCTTCGGACCGCTTGAGATCCTTCTGAACGACCCCGATATCAGCGAGATCATGGTGAATGGCCCCAAGCAGATCTACGTTGAAAAGCGTGGTAAGCTGACCCGCAGCGATGTAATGTTCAATAACGACGATCACGTGCTGCGTGTGATCGATCGTATTGTTGCTCCGCTTGGTCGCCGTATCGATGAGTCGTCACCGATGGTCGATGCGCGCCTTCCCGATGGTTCGCGTGTGAATGCGGTTATCCGCCCTATCTCGCTGGTGGGCCCCTGCCTGAGCATCCGTAAGTTCAAGAAAGAGGGTATTACCGTCGATGATATGATCCGCTTTGGGTCGATGACCCGCGACATGGCGGAATTTCTCTCGGCGTGTGTGCGTGCCCGGCTCAATATCGTGGTGGCAGGCGGCACTGGCTCAGGGAAGACGACTACCCTCAATGCGCTGTCGTCATTTATCCCCGATGACGAGCGGATCATTACGGTCGAAAATGCTGCTGAGCTGCAGCTTCGCCAAGATCATGTCGTTACCCTTGAGTCTCGCCCGCCTAACATTGAGGGCAAGGGCGAGATTACCATCCGTGACCTAGTGATCAACTGCCTGCGTATGCGCCCAGAGCGCATCGTAGTTGGCGAGTGCCGCGGCGGCGAGACCCTTGAGATGTTGCAGGCCATGAACACTGGCCACGATGGCTCGATGACGACGCTGCACGCGAACACCCCGCGCGATGCTATTTCTCGTATCGAGACTATGTGCCTGATGTCAGGTATGGATCTGCCTGTTCGTGCCATTCGCGAGCAGGTGGCCGCGGCAGTCAATCTTATGGTGCAGCAGTCGCGCCTAAAAGATGGTAGCCGCAAGGTTATCAATATCACCGAGGTGCAGGGGATGGAAGGTGATGTTGTGGTGCTGCAAGATATCTTCGTGTTCGAGCAGACTGGTTTGGATGAGCGTGGTAAGATTGTCGGCCAGCTACGTCCGACTGGCGTTCGCCCGAAGTTTATTGAGCTGTTTGAACAGCACAATATCTATCTTCCGCCAAATATCTTTGGCGCAAGCAGCGACCGATTCTTTTAA
- a CDS encoding pilus assembly protein has product MVFYNLKQNVRTSGRNVVMRHHTHKGQSIVEMALLLPLMLVVIMGIIDFGWYVYGYATVYMAARSAAEEATMLPPMTTRVGVGKTPDMTDVCVSSIVNKVVQTGPLFADIGSPNNIEISYPTSIRAPGEPIQVKLTYTIRPLTPLWQMVPIGNKGAYKVVIATRRTVEVLGENPKNYYSPNLTACS; this is encoded by the coding sequence ATGGTCTTCTATAATTTGAAACAGAACGTTCGAACTTCGGGGAGGAATGTCGTTATGCGGCATCACACACACAAAGGCCAGTCGATTGTCGAGATGGCCTTGCTCTTACCACTTATGTTGGTGGTGATCATGGGGATCATCGATTTCGGCTGGTATGTGTATGGCTATGCCACGGTCTATATGGCCGCGCGATCTGCCGCAGAGGAGGCGACCATGCTGCCGCCTATGACCACCCGAGTGGGTGTGGGCAAAACCCCCGATATGACCGATGTCTGCGTCAGCAGCATTGTGAATAAAGTGGTGCAGACCGGGCCACTTTTTGCCGATATCGGTAGCCCAAACAACATCGAGATCAGCTACCCCACCAGCATACGGGCACCAGGCGAGCCGATCCAAGTCAAACTGACCTACACCATCCGTCCGCTGACGCCGCTCTGGCAGATGGTGCCGATAGGCAACAAGGGTGCGTACAAGGTGGTGATCGCCACCCGCCGCACCGTCGAGGTGTTGGGTGAAAATCCCAAGAACTACTATTCTCCTAATCTAACCGCGTGCAGCTAG
- a CDS encoding thymidine kinase, with amino-acid sequence MTRPAAGGRIEAICGCMFSGKTEELIRRLHHVSIARQKLAAFTPRRDTRYAIGNLVSHNGVKIEAYTIDSVNDIYRHLDPSVKVVAIDELHFLDDTPENIVQVCQDLADQGRRVIVAGLDQDFRAQPFPAMAQLMSIAEQVDKLYAICVSCGAYATRSQRLINGQPAPIEAPTIAVGGLELYEARCRSCYQILH; translated from the coding sequence ATGACTCGACCTGCCGCCGGAGGCAGAATTGAAGCCATCTGTGGCTGTATGTTCAGCGGTAAGACCGAAGAACTGATTCGCCGCCTACATCACGTCAGCATCGCCCGCCAGAAGCTGGCCGCCTTCACCCCACGCCGCGATACCCGCTACGCCATCGGCAACCTGGTCAGCCACAACGGCGTGAAGATCGAAGCGTACACTATCGACTCGGTCAACGACATCTACCGCCACCTCGACCCCTCGGTCAAGGTTGTGGCGATCGATGAGCTACACTTTCTCGACGACACCCCCGAAAATATCGTGCAGGTCTGCCAGGATCTGGCCGACCAGGGCCGCCGTGTGATCGTCGCCGGGCTCGACCAAGACTTCCGCGCCCAGCCGTTTCCGGCCATGGCGCAGCTTATGTCGATAGCGGAGCAGGTCGACAAGCTCTACGCCATCTGCGTGTCATGCGGCGCATACGCCACCCGCTCGCAGCGCCTGATCAACGGCCAGCCCGCCCCGATCGAGGCGCCCACCATCGCCGTCGGCGGCCTCGAGCTCTACGAGGCCCGCTGCCGATCCTGCTACCAGATCTTGCACTAG
- the cpaB gene encoding Flp pilus assembly protein CpaB yields the protein MRRGGQLILLVGLLLAVVVVAVIFMFGNGLSGLTGSSQEQVLPPTAIPMQRVVVARVDIPRNTLLTDTESLLTETEIPETEYSSQANKYFTNVSELTGKVTISAVNATQPIMADDVTDAGLSSQIPPAAEGQPRTKAISLMVNNLTGVADEITPGDFVDIIASFNVSRIYLRPGFDEQGLLKIVEEQFNGQSTKTLIQNVQVLRIRHAEAAPEGTTTPTAEAQLDESGQPISPDGTTNTTTEANGPGITPGSWLLIVAMTDQQAEILKYSREQGNGITLVLRGRGDNTVEDTRGATLDLLVSNFGLPLPVPAVPAVTENNALTPTPAGAQQPAAPTPTPTP from the coding sequence ATGAGGCGTGGAGGCCAGCTGATTTTGCTTGTGGGTCTTCTCTTGGCTGTAGTGGTCGTAGCGGTCATATTCATGTTTGGGAACGGTCTTTCTGGCCTGACTGGAAGTAGCCAGGAGCAAGTCCTTCCTCCCACGGCTATTCCTATGCAGCGTGTGGTGGTTGCCCGGGTAGACATTCCGCGCAATACCCTCTTGACCGATACCGAGTCGCTGCTGACCGAGACCGAGATCCCTGAGACTGAGTACAGCAGCCAGGCGAACAAATACTTTACCAATGTCTCCGAGCTCACGGGCAAAGTGACTATCTCTGCAGTGAATGCGACCCAGCCGATCATGGCAGATGATGTCACCGACGCTGGTCTCTCCTCGCAGATCCCGCCGGCTGCCGAGGGCCAGCCGCGCACCAAGGCGATCTCGCTGATGGTGAACAACCTGACAGGTGTTGCCGATGAGATCACACCAGGGGATTTCGTCGATATTATCGCATCTTTCAATGTGTCGCGCATCTACCTCCGTCCAGGGTTTGATGAGCAGGGCCTGCTTAAGATCGTTGAGGAGCAGTTTAACGGCCAGTCGACGAAGACTCTGATCCAAAATGTGCAGGTGCTGAGGATCCGCCATGCTGAAGCGGCCCCTGAGGGCACTACTACCCCAACAGCCGAGGCGCAGCTTGATGAGAGCGGCCAGCCGATCAGCCCGGATGGCACCACCAACACGACCACCGAGGCAAATGGCCCTGGCATTACCCCCGGCTCGTGGCTCTTGATTGTGGCGATGACCGATCAGCAGGCCGAGATCTTGAAGTACTCGCGCGAACAGGGGAATGGCATCACGCTGGTGCTTCGTGGTCGCGGCGACAATACGGTTGAGGATACGCGCGGTGCCACCCTGGATCTGCTGGTCAGCAACTTTGGTCTTCCGCTGCCAGTTCCGGCGGTGCCTGCAGTGACTGAGAACAACGCGCTGACTCCAACACCGGCAGGCGCTCAGCAGCCAGCGGCACCAACGCCCACGCCGACACCGTAG
- a CDS encoding MinD/ParA family protein, whose translation MSEQGQIRVLIVDDIAETRDNLEKLLFFEKDIEVIAKASTGREAVALAKQHQPDVILMDINMPDMDGIQATEAVLSQVPTTQVIMMSVQGEQDYLRRSMLAGAREFLIKPISAEELYNAIRHVNKLRTAERRYTTTAAPVATGEVAGAAQQGQVIAVFSPKGGAGSSVIAANLAVALRQSTNKKVALVDGNLSLGDLGVIMNLKSSKTIVDLSNRIAELDRELLNDVLVSHTTQVKVLLAPPNPQTGELVTSDHLRAIVELMRTEFDYVVVDTQSSFQDKTLALLDVADRIIVLMTLEMTSIKNITQFLEVAGLLEYPAEKITLVLNKADNRMGLRVDIVEDTIRHKISLQLANAGNDMALAINNGVPLVIEKRSIQITKDIFALAALLSNRGATTQKDAQKATPEKAPEKSGLFSRLMAKR comes from the coding sequence ATGTCTGAGCAGGGCCAAATTCGCGTGCTAATTGTTGATGACATCGCCGAGACACGCGATAATCTTGAGAAGTTGCTGTTTTTCGAGAAAGACATTGAGGTCATCGCAAAGGCAAGTACTGGGCGCGAGGCCGTTGCCCTTGCAAAGCAGCATCAGCCAGATGTCATCCTAATGGATATCAATATGCCGGACATGGACGGCATACAAGCAACCGAGGCCGTGCTCAGCCAGGTGCCTACGACGCAAGTCATCATGATGAGCGTCCAGGGCGAGCAGGATTATCTGCGGCGCTCGATGCTCGCAGGCGCACGCGAGTTTCTGATCAAGCCGATCAGCGCCGAAGAGCTCTATAATGCGATCCGCCATGTGAACAAGCTCCGCACGGCAGAGCGCCGCTACACTACCACCGCCGCCCCTGTGGCCACGGGCGAGGTCGCCGGAGCGGCACAGCAGGGGCAGGTGATTGCGGTATTCAGCCCGAAGGGTGGCGCAGGCTCCTCGGTTATTGCCGCGAACCTAGCGGTGGCGCTGCGCCAGAGCACGAACAAGAAAGTTGCGCTGGTCGATGGCAACCTGAGCCTCGGCGACCTGGGCGTGATCATGAACCTCAAGTCGTCGAAGACCATTGTCGATCTCTCCAACCGTATCGCCGAGCTAGACCGCGAGCTGCTGAATGATGTGCTGGTGAGCCACACCACCCAGGTCAAAGTGCTGCTGGCCCCGCCAAACCCGCAGACCGGCGAGCTGGTGACATCCGATCATCTGCGGGCGATCGTAGAGCTGATGCGCACCGAGTTCGACTATGTGGTGGTCGATACTCAGTCTTCTTTCCAAGATAAGACCCTGGCCCTGCTTGATGTTGCTGATCGCATCATCGTGCTGATGACCCTTGAGATGACATCGATCAAAAATATCACGCAGTTCCTTGAGGTTGCAGGCCTGCTGGAATACCCAGCCGAAAAGATCACCCTTGTGCTCAATAAGGCCGATAATCGCATGGGCCTGCGGGTCGATATTGTCGAAGACACCATCCGCCATAAGATATCGCTGCAGCTCGCAAACGCGGGCAATGATATGGCGCTGGCGATCAATAACGGGGTGCCGCTGGTGATCGAAAAACGCAGCATCCAGATAACAAAAGATATCTTTGCGCTGGCAGCCCTGCTCTCGAATCGAGGGGCCACAACCCAGAAAGATGCGCAGAAAGCCACCCCCGAGAAGGCACCCGAGAAGTCGGGTCTGTTCTCGCGTCTGATGGCAAAGCGCTAA
- a CDS encoding DUF192 domain-containing protein, whose amino-acid sequence MQIRNETRGTLIADKVELARTFWSRGRGLMGRASLPEGFALIIYPEWSIHTFFMRLPIDVLFVDKANVIVGLQHRMPPSRPFAGVSPAKGRYVVELPAGVLEATGTQVGDTIAIDPPL is encoded by the coding sequence ATGCAGATTCGTAATGAGACCCGTGGTACGCTGATTGCGGATAAGGTGGAGCTCGCGCGCACATTCTGGTCGCGTGGTCGCGGCCTGATGGGGCGTGCATCGCTGCCCGAGGGCTTTGCGCTGATCATCTACCCCGAGTGGAGCATCCATACCTTTTTTATGCGCCTGCCGATCGATGTGCTTTTTGTAGATAAGGCAAATGTGATCGTGGGGCTGCAGCACCGCATGCCGCCCAGCCGCCCGTTTGCGGGGGTATCGCCCGCCAAGGGGCGCTATGTGGTGGAGCTGCCTGCTGGGGTGCTGGAGGCGACGGGCACTCAGGTGGGCGATACTATAGCGATCGACCCGCCGCTCTAG
- a CDS encoding stage II sporulation protein M, translated as MLAEDYIKQKTPNWERLTALLDKSKLSGLASLSAEEITELGRLYRSATSDLAVARRDFAQHRVTIYLNGLVARAHAAVYQTRSARSNAIWKFITTSFPQAFRDTWPYTLASFLMFFIPAIVSFALAYTNPIEASSIMPGLDSALNDIRNDREWWLSINSSGRAQSASFIMTNNIRVAILAFAGGILLGTLTLYTLVQNGLMVGVLAGAAQSYGFAGKLWGFMAAHGVIELSVIFIAGGAGLQLGWAIIRPGLLTRRAALAAAAQRAMILLLGCIPLLVIAGTIEGFVSPSSLPIGVKLAVALGSGVILYSYLILSGRKPSAQQ; from the coding sequence ATGCTCGCAGAAGACTATATCAAGCAGAAGACCCCAAACTGGGAGCGGCTCACAGCGCTGCTCGACAAATCCAAGCTCAGCGGGCTCGCCAGCCTCTCCGCCGAGGAGATCACCGAGCTAGGGCGGCTCTACCGCAGCGCCACCTCCGATCTGGCCGTGGCGCGCCGCGATTTCGCCCAGCACCGCGTCACTATCTACCTGAACGGGCTGGTCGCCCGCGCCCACGCCGCCGTGTACCAGACACGCTCGGCCCGTAGCAACGCGATCTGGAAGTTCATCACCACATCCTTCCCGCAGGCCTTCCGCGACACCTGGCCCTACACCCTCGCATCATTTCTGATGTTCTTCATCCCAGCCATTGTCAGCTTTGCCCTAGCCTACACCAACCCGATCGAGGCAAGCTCGATCATGCCCGGGCTCGACAGCGCGCTCAACGACATCCGCAACGACCGCGAGTGGTGGCTCAGCATCAACTCCAGCGGGCGCGCCCAGAGCGCATCGTTTATTATGACCAACAACATCCGCGTGGCCATCCTGGCCTTTGCGGGCGGCATCCTGCTCGGCACGCTCACGCTCTACACCCTGGTGCAGAATGGGCTGATGGTCGGCGTGCTGGCCGGCGCGGCGCAGTCATACGGGTTCGCAGGCAAGCTCTGGGGGTTTATGGCCGCCCACGGCGTGATCGAGCTGAGCGTCATCTTCATCGCTGGTGGCGCTGGCCTGCAGCTGGGGTGGGCGATCATCCGCCCAGGGCTGCTCACCCGCCGCGCCGCGCTCGCCGCCGCCGCCCAGCGCGCCATGATCCTGCTGCTGGGGTGCATCCCGCTGCTGGTGATCGCAGGCACCATCGAGGGCTTTGTATCGCCCTCCTCCTTGCCGATCGGCGTCAAGCTCGCCGTGGCTCTTGGCTCCGGCGTGATCCTCTACAGCTACCTCATCCTCTCTGGCAGGAAGCCCAGCGCGCAGCAATAA
- a CDS encoding secretion system protein, which produces MGGAFLLYRRSAGAPGVDNRLNEYAGRQFEQASSGTQAKPFAALDAKVSKGKRGSQMARNLARADIKLTVTEFIGTKILAALLGVALGAVLGRAAPAALLIAGLVGAVLGSFIPDIYVNMAAKRRLKSFNNQLGDAIGMLANSLRSGYSFLQSMELVSREAPAPMAQEFRRVVQEVGLGLSTSQALDNLLKRVPSDDLDLLITAVNIQQEVGGNLAQILETIGHTIRERVRIKGEISVLTAQGRMSGYVITALPIGLAMMISMMNPSFMAPLFTIGFPPDAWCCFPVASLAMIAVGYVIMMKIVDIEV; this is translated from the coding sequence ATGGGGGGAGCATTCCTACTCTATCGGCGTTCGGCAGGTGCTCCCGGGGTCGATAATCGTCTGAATGAGTATGCGGGTCGCCAGTTCGAGCAGGCATCGTCGGGAACCCAGGCGAAGCCATTTGCTGCTCTGGATGCCAAGGTCTCGAAGGGCAAGCGCGGTAGCCAGATGGCGCGCAATCTGGCGCGGGCCGATATCAAGCTTACGGTTACCGAGTTTATTGGCACCAAGATATTAGCGGCCCTGCTTGGTGTTGCTTTGGGCGCAGTCCTTGGCCGTGCGGCGCCCGCTGCATTGCTGATCGCCGGCCTGGTGGGTGCGGTCCTTGGCTCATTTATTCCTGATATCTATGTGAATATGGCAGCGAAGCGCCGCCTGAAGTCGTTCAATAATCAGCTGGGCGATGCGATCGGCATGCTGGCCAACTCGCTGCGATCTGGCTATAGCTTCCTCCAGTCGATGGAGCTTGTGTCACGCGAGGCCCCAGCGCCGATGGCGCAGGAGTTCCGCCGTGTGGTGCAAGAGGTGGGTCTTGGCCTCTCGACATCGCAGGCCCTCGACAATCTGCTCAAGCGCGTGCCATCGGATGACCTGGATCTGCTGATTACGGCAGTGAACATTCAGCAGGAAGTCGGTGGTAATCTTGCACAGATCCTTGAGACGATTGGTCACACCATTCGCGAGCGCGTCCGCATCAAGGGCGAGATCTCGGTGCTGACCGCGCAGGGCCGTATGTCGGGCTATGTGATCACCGCCCTGCCTATCGGTCTTGCCATGATGATCAGTATGATGAATCCTTCATTTATGGCACCCCTTTTTACCATTGGTTTTCCGCCTGATGCCTGGTGCTGCTTTCCTGTCGCATCGCTGGCGATGATCGCGGTCGGCTATGTGATCATGATGAAGATCGTCGATATCGAGGTTTAG
- a CDS encoding type II secretion system F family protein — translation MLLFGIIAVVVLVFIGVIVVIARQGGGQSDAISDRLTQFTERQLTLEEMELQQPFSQRVVMPMMRSVLGVLGKMSPQASADRVRQNLQQAGNPGNLTPIMFSGIRLALAAILLVVFGIVTFTSAEMPVMQKLMYTALGCGVGYMLPGIWLGQEIKKRKHNIQKALPDALDLLTISVEAGLAFDSAMQRVAEKWDNELSREFKKVLTDVRLGRARRDALRDMVARCSVDDVQTFIAAVIQAEQLGVSISKILRVQSDQMRIRRRQRAEEKAHQAPVKMLFPMVFLIFPALFVVILGPAVPKLYESFGGL, via the coding sequence ATGCTTCTTTTCGGAATAATTGCTGTTGTCGTGCTTGTTTTCATTGGCGTGATCGTGGTGATAGCGCGGCAGGGTGGTGGGCAGAGCGATGCGATCAGCGATCGCCTGACTCAGTTTACCGAACGACAGCTGACCCTTGAGGAAATGGAGCTTCAGCAGCCGTTTAGCCAGCGCGTAGTGATGCCAATGATGCGCAGCGTGCTGGGGGTGCTGGGCAAGATGAGCCCACAGGCTAGTGCCGATCGGGTGCGCCAGAACCTGCAGCAGGCGGGTAACCCAGGGAACCTAACGCCTATCATGTTCTCTGGTATTCGCCTAGCGCTAGCGGCGATCCTATTGGTGGTCTTTGGTATTGTGACCTTTACCTCGGCTGAGATGCCGGTGATGCAGAAGCTGATGTATACCGCGCTTGGCTGCGGTGTAGGCTATATGCTGCCGGGTATCTGGCTTGGCCAAGAGATCAAGAAACGCAAGCATAACATCCAGAAGGCCCTGCCCGACGCGCTTGATCTGCTCACGATTAGCGTGGAGGCTGGTCTGGCCTTCGACTCGGCGATGCAGCGCGTGGCCGAGAAGTGGGATAACGAGCTTTCGCGCGAGTTTAAGAAGGTGCTGACCGATGTGCGGCTTGGCCGCGCTCGCCGCGATGCGCTGCGCGATATGGTGGCGCGCTGCTCGGTAGATGATGTGCAGACCTTTATCGCAGCCGTGATCCAGGCCGAGCAGCTGGGCGTCTCGATCAGCAAGATCCTGCGCGTGCAGTCGGACCAGATGCGCATCCGCCGCCGCCAGCGCGCCGAGGAGAAGGCCCACCAGGCCCCGGTGAAGATGCTCTTCCCGATGGTGTTCCTGATCTTCCCCGCGCTGTTTGTGGTGATCCTTGGGCCTGCGGTGCCGAAGCTGTATGAGTCGTTCGGTGGGCTGTAG
- a CDS encoding pilus assembly protein, whose amino-acid sequence MRQFSKSQAQAMVEFALAATLIFFLLAAAIDLGFLFFTKQGLTSAAQEGAMYGSNKLKSRTGGGRELDYVTIQSRVRYESGDTGGNGISNLLDLNSNGKDDIKQESGVIDSTGKTGYIKVLSLADNNVNGNPTDDGGALCEDPSKSTVPCYVYVSVTKVHRMFFPLSPSFDNSVNVTSSYYLLIRDSFRTGSGTENYGTPTATPNANQLVIEPDVFSSTFTDLTKMPWTFKAYDKGVGTSNGAGIQNVQITFAFPGGSPSLPNGADSAVPYCVFGGATSCKSLSQTSLISAMDTNSEKNALNGKTFMITVTATGNNGVSVSNTFTTVYKK is encoded by the coding sequence ATGCGACAGTTTTCAAAATCCCAGGCGCAGGCGATGGTCGAGTTCGCTCTCGCGGCAACCCTTATCTTCTTCCTTCTGGCTGCCGCCATTGATTTGGGCTTCCTGTTCTTTACCAAACAGGGCCTGACCAGCGCCGCTCAAGAGGGTGCGATGTATGGTAGCAACAAGCTCAAAAGTAGGACAGGCGGCGGGCGCGAGCTTGACTATGTAACCATTCAGTCGCGTGTGCGCTATGAGTCTGGCGATACCGGCGGCAATGGTATTAGCAATCTGCTCGATCTCAACAGCAACGGCAAGGATGATATCAAGCAGGAATCGGGCGTGATCGATTCGACCGGTAAGACGGGCTACATCAAGGTGCTCTCGCTGGCCGACAATAATGTCAATGGTAACCCAACCGATGATGGGGGCGCGCTCTGCGAAGACCCCTCCAAGAGCACCGTGCCCTGCTACGTGTATGTTTCTGTCACCAAGGTGCATAGGATGTTCTTCCCGCTGTCGCCATCGTTCGATAACTCGGTGAATGTGACGAGCAGCTACTACCTGCTGATCCGCGATAGCTTCCGTACTGGCTCTGGCACTGAAAACTATGGAACACCCACCGCGACGCCGAATGCGAACCAGCTGGTGATCGAGCCAGATGTGTTTAGCTCAACCTTCACCGATCTGACCAAGATGCCCTGGACGTTTAAGGCGTATGACAAGGGTGTGGGGACAAGCAATGGTGCTGGTATCCAGAATGTGCAGATCACCTTTGCCTTCCCAGGGGGTAGCCCATCGCTGCCGAATGGTGCTGACTCGGCGGTTCCCTACTGCGTGTTTGGTGGGGCGACCTCCTGCAAGTCACTAAGCCAGACTTCGCTGATCTCGGCTATGGATACGAATAGCGAGAAAAACGCGTTGAATGGCAAGACCTTTATGATCACTGTCACGGCCACTGGCAACAACGGTGTCTCGGTCAGTAATACCTTTACCACGGTCTATAAGAAATAG